A DNA window from Pyrus communis chromosome 3, drPyrComm1.1, whole genome shotgun sequence contains the following coding sequences:
- the LOC137730237 gene encoding 2-oxoglutarate-dependent dioxygenase 19-like, whose product MAPAVTSVDAYEPRVASIKTLADSDALTSVPSEYAYIMDPNDKGDANDPEHSIPIIDFALLTSASPDERAQMIQKLGKACQEWGFFQVINHGVPESLMKEMIDACQRFFELPEEEKKEFHTKNLLDPIKCGTSFNVAIDKVRLWRDYLKVIAHPKFNSLYKPAGYSEVSLEFSKRTRAVATEILNGISESLGLEPDYIAKAMNWDRGCQILAANYYPACPQPDLAIGIPPHTDHGLVTLLIQNDMCGLEVKHNDQWVLVNAAPGAFIVNVGDQMQILTNDKYKSIWHRATVNNTATRISIAVPHGPALDTPALPIPELLEKEGEKAKYIGMTYEKFMELQASPAAYMMPCLDHLRVKDN is encoded by the exons ATGGCACCTGCCGTGACTTCAGTGGATGCATATGAACCCAGGGTAGCAAGCATCAAAACCTTAGCTGACTCAGATGCTCTCACTTCTGTACCTTCCGAGTACGCCTACATCATGGATCCCAACGATAAGGGAGATGCAAATGATCCAGAACACTCAATCCCCATCATTGATTTTGCTCTTCTCACCTCTGCCTCCCCAGATGAACGGGCACAAATGATCCAGAAGCTAGGAAAAGCTTGCCAAGAATGGGGCTTTTTTCAG GTGATCAACCATGGTGTACCAGAGAGCCTGATGAAAGAAATGATCGACGCGTGCCAAAGATTTTTTGAGCTGccggaggaggagaagaaggagtTCCATACAAAGAACCTGTTGGACCCAATCAAGTGCGGCACCAGCTTCAACGTTGCAATTGACAAAGTTCGTCTTTGGAGGGATTATCTCAAGGTCATCGCACACCCCAAATTCAACTCACTCTACAAACCTGCTGGGTACAGTGAAGTTTCATTAGAGTTCAGCAAAAGAACCCGTGCAGTAGCAACCGAAATATTGAATGGAATATCAGAGAGTTTGGGATTGGAGCCCGATTACATTGCAAAGGCCATGAACTGGGATCGCGGCTGCCAAATTCTGGCAGCGAACTACTACCCGGCTTGCCCACAGCCTGACCTGGCAATCGGTATTCCTCCTCATACAGATCATGGACTGGTGACGCTCCTGATTCAAAATGATATGTGTGGCCTTGAAGTCAAGCACAATGATCAGTGGGTCTTGGTGAATGCCGCACCGGGCGCTTTTATTGTTAACGTTGGTGATCAAATGCAGATTCTGACAAACGACAAGTACAAGAGCATATGGCATCGGGCAACTGTGAACAACACAGCTACTAGGATATCGATCGCCGTACCACATGGACCGGCACTCGACACTCCTGCTCTCCCAATCCCGGAGTTGCTAGAAAAGGAAGGCGAAAAGGCAAAGTACATTGGAATGACTTATGAGAAGTTCATGGAACTTCAGGCAAGCCCCGCCGCCTACATGATGCCTTGCTTGGATCACCTACGGGTCAAGGACAATTGA